Within uncultured Methanoregula sp., the genomic segment GACCGGGGCAAGGAGAAATACCGCACCGGCTGCAATAAGGAGTTTTCTCCTTCCCATCCTGTCGGACAGGACCCCGACCGGGAATGAGAAAAGGATTCCCGCAAGGGGTGAGACTGCGGCAATGAGCCCGATAACGGCGTTGTTTGCCCCGAGTGCTTCTGAAAAAAGTGGTAAAACCGGGTTTTTCGATATCGTTGTGGAGAAGATAGCAAAGAATCCCAGCAGGAACAGGTAATAGACAGTTTTTTTATCCGGCGAAAACCTGCCACCGGTATCGCTTGGACCAGGCATTGTCAGGTAAATGTATACCGGGTTTGGGAATAAAAACCACCTGTTGCCGGCAACCGATGCAACCCATAACGCTAATATCGGATACCATCTCACCATCCCCTATGAATATGTCACGTTCAAGCGGCCTTGCCGCGTGTGCAGTTCTTCTGGTAATTGCCTTCCTGGTATTACCCGTATCGGGCGCTGTCACTGTTGCATCAGCACCTGCAGCTACCACCGCTGCCTCAGCAACAACGGCAGCAGCAGTTGCGACCGCTACTCCTGCAAAGCCGTTTATCTCTGCAACAGTCAGCCCGGCGGCCCCCGCAGTCGGGACACCCATTACCATTAGCGGTGTAACCTCAGGCGCCAACCTTTCGGCGGGTGTCCAGGTCTGGATCTTTGCCGGCAGTTACGTTAATGTCTCAACTGTCCCGGTTAACGCGGACGGGACATTCTCGAAGACCTATGATACCACCGGTTTACCCGCGGCAACCTACTATATCTTTGTCCAGAGCCCCGGTCCTGATGGCTTGTTTGGTATCACCATGCAGTCTACCAGACAGTATGCCGGCCAGGTCGTGAACACCATGACCGGTGCAACCATCTTTACGTTCACGGGAACAGGCAGTGTCCAGGATGCGGCAGCGGCAGCAGCACTCTCCGATGCAATCAACAAACAGGGTGGCGACGATGTCTACACCAAACTCACCGTTGATCTCCTTCCCCCCGTAATAGCAACCCTCAAGGCACCTGGCACCCCTGTTGCTCCGGGCACAACCGGCACGGCAGCACCCGTTGCAACCAAGTCTCCTCTTCCTCTGGAATTGACCGGTATTTCCCTTATTGTCGGGGCCCTTGGGGCAGTGCTGATTACCCGGAAATAAATTTTTATTCAGGTTCTCTTTTTTTCAGGTGTATGCCGGAAACAGTCCATTCAGGAATGATCATCAGCACAAGACCGGTAATCACTCACTCCCCCCGACTCATGAGGGGATGCTCATGAATATGCCCGTTGTATCCTGTTCGGGATGTATGTGACAAGGCAAAGGCAGCCTGGCAATCTGATCACCGGATAACATGTCCCGGATGCCATGAAGATGATGACAAAGGGAGGTGCAGAAAAGTCCAAAAAAAGTTCCGGTTTATTCCAGCGTTCGGCGATAGGTCACTATTCCCAGGATGATCATTGCTCCTGAAAATATCATCAGTGCGATCAGGTCAAAGCCGATAACATCGAGCCCCTGGCCGCGAAGGATGATCCCCCGCAGGGCATCCACGCCGTAATATTCGGGGTTGATGACCGTAATCCAGCGAAGCCAGTCCGGCATGCCGATGACCGGGTAGAATGCCCCCGAGGTCATGAACAGGATCAGGTTGAGGAACGCAACAACGGATGCATACTCCTGCTGTGCGGAAAACCGCGATGCAAATGAGACCACCAGACTTGTTACACCAACACAGGCGATCAGGATCACCAGCATCGCGAGGAAAAATTCATCCATGCTCCTGATCACAATGCCGGTAATAAGTATATCGATAACAAAAATCGTAAACCCCGCAATGAATGCCCGGACGGTCCCGCTGGAGATGATACCGGCAATGATACTGGTCCGCTTGACCGGCGTCACCAGGTAACCCTCGTGGATACCGTTCTCTCTGTCCCGGATGAGTGCAATCCCGCCGCCGAACATTGTGGAGGTGAAAATGGCCATCATGATCACACCCACGCCGAAGAACTGGATATACTTGATATCCCCGTAGATCTTGTTGATCTCAACCGGGTTAAACGCTCCGAGCTTGAGGAGAACACTGGTGACCGCTGACTCAACGAGCGAAGGGGTGATGGAATTTGAGCTATCCACGTACAACCGCACCGCGTGATCGTTCGAAACTTCCGATGGAAAGACGATCACAGCAGTGACTATTCCCTTTGCAAGATCGTTTTTTGCCGTCATCTCATCGGAATACACCTCTGTGTCAAGAAGCTTCGGGTAATCTTTCTGGGAGATATGGTTGAGTTCGTAAACCGCACTGGTGAATAACGGGGTGTTGTTATACGGGGGCCCTTCCTGGACTACTGCAACCGGAATATGACTGATGGTGCCTCCCATCGCGTTACCAAAGACAACAAGGTACATGATGGGCATCATGAGCGTCATAACGACCATGAACGGGTTGCTTAAGAACTTTTTAAAGTCCCTGTTAAAGATTGCAATCGCACCACGTAACATCAGCCCCTCCCTCCGGATGCCGGTTTCTGGTCACCGGTATTCCCATTATCCAGTTTGCTTCCCGTAAGATAGATGAAAACATCTTCAAGAGAGGGTGAACGGATGGAGATGGAGTTCATGGGAACCCCATTCTCTTCAAATATCGTGATGAGCGCAGGGAGGACTTTGCTGCCGTTCCTTGCGGAGATGACGATCCTGTTTCCCTGGATCTCCGCGGTGTTTATCAGGGGATTTGAAAGGATTGCAGGAATAATGTGGTCGTTCATTTGTTCAACCCCGATTTCTATGAGATCTCCTGCCGGCAGGTGGAGCTTGAGATTTTCCAGGGTATCGAGAGCGATCAGCCGGCCTTTGTCCACGAAGGCGATACGATCGCAGAGTTTTTCCGCCTCATCCATGTAGTGGGTGGTAAGAATAATGGTGGTTTTCTCGCTGTTCAGTGAGGAGATCTGCTTCCAGACCTCGCGACGGGCTTCCGGGTCAAGGCCGATAGTTGGTTCATCGAGAAAGAGAATGAGCGGGTGGTGAATGAAAGCCCGGACAATTTCCAGTTTCCTCCTCATTCCCCCGGAGAACGTGCCGACACGTACATGGGCACTGTCCGTCAGTTCCGTCATTGCGAGGAGCTCCCAGATCCTCTTGTCGAGGATGGCGTCCGGGACATCGACCAGTTTCCCGTAAAAATCGAGATTATCATACGCGGTGAGCTCCACGTCGAGGGTGCTGTTCTGCGGACAGACGCCGATGATGCTTCGCACTTTTTCAGGCTGCGTGGTGATATCGAAATTATTGAGATATGCTGAACCGGATGTTGGATAGAGGAGGGTGGTAAGGATACGTATCAGCGTACTCTTGCCTGCACCGTTCGGCCCGAGCAGTCCGAAAATTTCCCCTCTTCTCACATCGAACGTGACATCCGAAACTGCGGTTACGGTCTTATTTTTGCTCTGGAAAATTTTAGTAAGGTGCTCGATCCGTATGATATCGTTTTCAGGGAACATGGACTCCTGAAGTGGTTCATACACCGGTTCAACCGGGTCCTCCCCGTCAGCCCGGGTTTTTTCGGGAGGAAGATCCGATGGATATGGCTGCTGGAATCCCATGTTTTCTCCTCACCTGATTTTTGCCAGTATGGCCTGCAGGTGTTCAAGGGACACAGAGAGTTGCTCGAGTTCTTCCTGATTCATGTCAGCGAGCAGGAGCTTGAAGTCGTTCTTGAACAACTCCAGCGACTCTTTCAGGTACTTTTTACCAGACGGGGTGATCGTGATCCGAATCACCCTCCGGTCCGAGGAATCCTGCTGCCGCTCAACCCATTCGTTTTCGATCAGGGTATCGACAAGCGCAGTCATGTACGGCCTGGAGATATACAACCGCCGTCCAATCTCCGACATCGAGAGCGGTCCTGCCTTCATCAGTATGCCGAGAACGCGATACTGGGCGGCTTTTATGCCGGGAACGCCATGACTGACCCTGAAGACCTGCTTGTGGAACAGGGGTATCAGGGCAAGGAAGTTGCCTGCAACCTGGTCTTTGATATCATCCGTCATTATCGCTCACGCGGAATAATCCGTTCTTTCACTTAATAGTTCTTTTGTTGAACTATTATTTTTGAAAACAAAATCGGATTCCCGCGACCGGGATATCACTCGTGCCGGGAGCCTTATTTATCCCGTCTTTTTATCCGCTGCCCCCTCTTCTGGCAATGATTTATCATCTTCATGGTTGTTCATTATTGCAGACACTTAACAAATCGTGCCGGAAGGAGGAAGAATCATGATAAATCTCCGTTTTTACCGGATCTATGACATTGGCCGGGAAATCGATCTTGACTGGCTTGAGCGGGCGCTTGCCCAGAGCTATTTTACCGCAAGGACCAGTTTTGTCCGGGTCAAGCCCAAGTCCATCATGCTCGAAGACCCCCCGCTCATGATCCAGATGCACCCGATCCGGGTGGAGCGGGACGGCAGGCCGTTTGAGTTCAATGTTGTTGCCCGGGTGTACGATATCGGGGCTATCAGTTTCTGTTTCGTGTACGACAACCCGGATGCGGATTTTACGGAACTTGAGGAGATAGCGTTCCTGTTTGCAGGCCAGGAAGGGCTCGCGGAGTTCTATGTCCAGTACCTCAAGACCCTGGGTGAGATCATCCGCCCGCATATCAAGAATTTCGCCATCAATCCCGATTTCTACGAAGACTATTCCATCTATGTAACGGACCGGCGCGATGATTCCATCGACCCGGTTGCCCTGCTCATTGGCGAAAAGAGCGCTATCTCGCCCCAGATCCGGGAAGAGATTCTCAAAAACTCGCTCAGTTATACCACGGAAGACCTTGCGATCCTCTCCTGGGACTCGGCTCTTCTCTGCAATCCGGAGAGCCCGACGGATCTCATCGATCTCATCGAGTTTGCGAATGTGCAGGTGCTGGAACTGCGGTATTATGACCGGGAGCTTACCCGCGAAATGGAGAAGATGTACGACGATATCGAGCATGCGGACCGGCAGTCGCAGTTCCGCAAGAGTCGCCAGTACCATGCGATCATGGCAAAACAGATGGAGACCTATGCAGAGGTTTCCGAGGTCATCGAGAAAGTCAACAACCTCATCAAGGTGACCGAGGATGTCTATTACGCCCGCGTGTATGCAACTGCCCTTAAGGTTCTGAGAAGTGGTCTCTGGAGCGAAAGCGTGAGCCGGAAGATCGATGTCATCCGTGAGAACTACTCGATGCTTTCCGATGAGGTCCGCATCCAGCACTCCAATTTCCTTGAATGGGTCATCATCATCCTTATCGCCCTAGAATTCGTGCTGGCAATCTGGCAGACCCTGCGGTAGGGGGTCAGCACCCGTGGCGTTCGAATGCTTCCAGTGCGGTGATTGCTGCAGCCATCTCGGACTGGTTCATTCCATTAGGGAAACGTACGGGAACTACAAATTTTTGATTTACAACCAGTACACCGGTGAAGAGACCCCGGTTGAGATCGATCCCGACAAGCGGGAGCTCTTTGAGGACAAGAGCATTTTCGAGAAGTTGCCCAACACCTGCCCGTTCTTCCGCCACCAGCCCGGGAGCGAACTGGCGTACTGTACCGTTCACCTGACCCGCCCGGAGATCTGCCGGGATTACGGATGCTGGCGCCTGCTCATCATCAATCACCAGGGACGACGGGTTGGTCGCGTAAAGTACATCCGGACGCTCTGCTCGGATGATTCGCACCTGACCCGGCTCTGGGAGAGCTGTATCGAGAACCACCAGGAGCCGGACGATGCAGTCTGGGAGACGGAGATGATCAGGATTCTCACCCGGAATGGTTTTACCGTGCGGAAATAGCGGTTGTCCGGCACTGCTGGTGTATTATTACCGGAAGAAATTACAGAAAGAACTGTTTCAGCGGTCTGCCCGAAAGACACCGGTTTGTGCCATGCAGGATTGAAAAAAGGATTAAAGGTACCGGTTTTTCCTCAGCCAGTCTGCCTGGGGAGGAAGGTAGCGGTAAATGATATCGCATTTCTCGTCCTGGAATGACCACGGGGTCACGAGAACAATGTCTCCTTCCCGGATCCAGGCCCGCTTTTTGATCTTCCCCTTGATCCTGCCCATGCGGGTCACGCCGTCATGGCACCGGACCCGGATATGGTTTGCACCCATCATGAGCTCGGCCATGGCGAACTGTTCGTTATTCCGTTTCCTGGGTAATCGAACCCTGACGACCGGAGAACCGTCTTCGTTTACTGCGTTCGGGTCGATTTCATCATCATTATTGGTATTATTCCTAATGCAGACAACTCCATTGCAGTATACAAATGATGTCTGATACAATGAATGTATGTATTGCGAGGACTTGAGGTCCGGGATCCGTTTTTCTCATTGACACGATGCTGAACGCTACCGCTCATCCCTCTTTTCACTTTCTCCCCGCATGGTCTCTCTCTTAAACTCCCCTGGTTCCTATGAATCTCACAGGAATGATCGGAAAAGGCGCGTATCTCCGCGAGCTCACTGCGTCCACGATGCAGATGAACTCCGTTACGGTTGGAAAAGAGCTTGAGGGCAGTTCCCCCCCGTCGGTATTTATCGGGAGCAGGAATTACCCTGACGTCTATGCCGGGCCCATGGTTGCCCCCATGCACGGCGATACCTCGATAATGGATATGCCCGAGTCCTGGATTCCCGGTAACAAGACCCAGGAAGAGATCATCGGGTACCGCCTTAACCTGATCCGGGGCAAGCACCAGGTCCATGCCCGGGATCTTGACAACCGCTTTGTTGAGAAACTCCAGGAGATCACCCTTTCTGCTGCATCTCTCGAAAGCGAAGTGAGTTTCAAGAATGCTCCCACCGGCCAGTCTTTTTCTGAAGAGCATACGCCGTTTGGGCCGAGCGCTCCGGTTGAACGCTTCGATATCGTCGGGGGAAGATGGGATCGTGATCTCGAGAAGGTCTATTACGACACGGACCTGAATGCACGGGAGGCGGTCATCGATCTTCACCGGAAAGGCCTCCCGTTCTCAAGCATCCAGAAAGCCTTCTCCACCGGGGTTATGGGCCGGGAGCCGGCCCGCCACCTGGTTCCAACCCGGTGGTCTATCACTGCCTGCGATACTCTGATCGGTGACAAGCTCCTCAAAGACGTGAAAAAATGCCCGGTTATCGATTCGTTCCGGGTTCATGAATTCTCCAGCCTCCACAACAATTACGCGGTGATCCTGATGCCCACCGGCTGGCAGTACGAATGGTCGGAAGCGTTCCTCCGCGTCCTCGCAAACGAGGAGTACGTCTTTTCTGACCACGAGGGGACCCGGAAAAAAACAGAGTACTCCCCGCTTGGCGGCTGCTACTATTCCTGCAAGATGGCAGTCCTCGAAGCCCTTGCAAAGGAGCAGAAACAGGCAGGAGCGATCGTGGTCCGGGAGGCCCTCCACGGGTATGTCCCGCTGGGAGTGTTCAATGTGCGGGAGAATGTCCGTTCAGCCCTGCAGCAGACCGCAACAGAGTTCGAGGACATACGATCTGCCCTTACACACATCTCGGAAAAGTTCACGCTCCCGATGCAGCGGTTCATTGATGAGGGGGAACTGCTCCGGACCATGCTCCGGCAGCGGCAAAGTTCCTTAAGCGAATTCCTTCCGGCTGCCTGCTGACATGACCCCTCTTTCCACCTCTCCTGAAGGTTCCATGACGGGGCTTATACCCGCCCCGGACGTTACCGGCAAGAGAATCATCCTGCACCTGGACATGGACAGTTTCTATGCCTCTGTCGAGATGCAGAAACGCCCCGAGCTCCGGGGAATGCCGGTAATCATCGGTGCAGACCCGAAACAGGGTACCGGCAGGGGAGTTGTCTGCACCTGTTCGTACGAGGCCCGGGCCTTCGGTGTCCGTTCTGCACTGCCAATTTCCCGGGCCTTCGACCTCTGCCCGCATGCAGCCTTCCTGCGGCCGGATTTTCCCCTGTACTCCTCGGTCTCGGAATCGGTAATGGGTATACTGCGATCCTACGGGTTCCGGCTCCAGCAGGTCAGTATAGATGAAGCATTCCTGGACATCAGTTCCCTTGGCGGGTACTCCCGGGCACAGGATCTTGCCGTGCAGATCAAATCGGCGATCCAGTCCCGTCTCGGCATCACCTGTTCTATCGGGATCGGACCCGGTAAAACCATTGCAAAGATAGCTTCGGATTTCCACAAACCTGACGGGCTGACTATCGTTCCTCCTGAGACCCTTGCGGAGTTCCTTGCTCCGCTTCCGGTCAGGAAGATCCCGGGCATTGGTGAAAAGAGCGAAACGGAATTGGCCGGGCTTGGCATCCGGACCATCGGGGATCTCACCAGCGCCGATCCCCGGATGCTGGTATCCCGGTTCGGGCGCGGGGTGGTATCTCTCCTCAACAGCGTCCAGGGCACAGAAGAGAGCGAGGTCTGCGAACGCACCGGGGCCCGTTCCCTCTCCCGAGAGACAACGTTTGAATCAGATACCGATGACCTTCCCGTGATCGCAGGTACACTTAGGATGCTGTCCGATGCAGTCTGCCAAACCCTCGCCGGGGAACACTTCCGGTGCAGGACCGTAACCATCAAGGTCCGGTACCAGGGTTTTGTCACCCGGACCAAATCCCGGAGCCTGCCCCATTATACCGACGATCCGGTCGCCATCAGGAACTGTGCCCTGGTGCTCTTCCGTGAAGTATATATCGGCGGGAAGATCCGGCTGCTTGGCATCCGACTCTCCTCGATTGAGATGCCGGATGCCTGCCAGATGACCCTGTCCGGTGGAACTCCGGTGTACGGCCCGGGAGGGGATGATTCCCCTACCAGTGGGTTATTTTTCCGTGGTCTGTCCGACCAGCTGGACAAGACCGAGAACAATCAGGGCGAGGCCGGCAGAGACGAATGTGCCGATCACGGATAACAGGGGATTTGTCGGGAAGAACATCTCCCGGACCGGGTAGATCATGAACGCGACGGCGAATAGCACGGTACCGGCAAAGAGACAGGGCTGTGCATAAATCCCCCGGCAAAGGGCTGTGATAATGAGCGAGCCGCAGGCAAAGAAATACAGGAAGGTGACAAGGGTCGGGACCGTGAAACCCTTCATGATGATTATTCC encodes:
- a CDS encoding MarR family transcriptional regulator, whose amino-acid sequence is MTDDIKDQVAGNFLALIPLFHKQVFRVSHGVPGIKAAQYRVLGILMKAGPLSMSEIGRRLYISRPYMTALVDTLIENEWVERQQDSSDRRVIRITITPSGKKYLKESLELFKNDFKLLLADMNQEELEQLSVSLEHLQAILAKIR
- a CDS encoding Nre family DNA repair protein; the protein is MIGKGAYLRELTASTMQMNSVTVGKELEGSSPPSVFIGSRNYPDVYAGPMVAPMHGDTSIMDMPESWIPGNKTQEEIIGYRLNLIRGKHQVHARDLDNRFVEKLQEITLSAASLESEVSFKNAPTGQSFSEEHTPFGPSAPVERFDIVGGRWDRDLEKVYYDTDLNAREAVIDLHRKGLPFSSIQKAFSTGVMGREPARHLVPTRWSITACDTLIGDKLLKDVKKCPVIDSFRVHEFSSLHNNYAVILMPTGWQYEWSEAFLRVLANEEYVFSDHEGTRKKTEYSPLGGCYYSCKMAVLEALAKEQKQAGAIVVREALHGYVPLGVFNVRENVRSALQQTATEFEDIRSALTHISEKFTLPMQRFIDEGELLRTMLRQRQSSLSEFLPAAC
- the eif1A gene encoding translation initiation factor eIF-1A, with protein sequence MDPNAVNEDGSPVVRVRLPRKRNNEQFAMAELMMGANHIRVRCHDGVTRMGRIKGKIKKRAWIREGDIVLVTPWSFQDEKCDIIYRYLPPQADWLRKNRYL
- the dinB gene encoding DNA polymerase IV encodes the protein MTPLSTSPEGSMTGLIPAPDVTGKRIILHLDMDSFYASVEMQKRPELRGMPVIIGADPKQGTGRGVVCTCSYEARAFGVRSALPISRAFDLCPHAAFLRPDFPLYSSVSESVMGILRSYGFRLQQVSIDEAFLDISSLGGYSRAQDLAVQIKSAIQSRLGITCSIGIGPGKTIAKIASDFHKPDGLTIVPPETLAEFLAPLPVRKIPGIGEKSETELAGLGIRTIGDLTSADPRMLVSRFGRGVVSLLNSVQGTEESEVCERTGARSLSRETTFESDTDDLPVIAGTLRMLSDAVCQTLAGEHFRCRTVTIKVRYQGFVTRTKSRSLPHYTDDPVAIRNCALVLFREVYIGGKIRLLGIRLSSIEMPDACQMTLSGGTPVYGPGGDDSPTSGLFFRGLSDQLDKTENNQGEAGRDECADHG
- a CDS encoding ABC transporter permease, whose protein sequence is MLRGAIAIFNRDFKKFLSNPFMVVMTLMMPIMYLVVFGNAMGGTISHIPVAVVQEGPPYNNTPLFTSAVYELNHISQKDYPKLLDTEVYSDEMTAKNDLAKGIVTAVIVFPSEVSNDHAVRLYVDSSNSITPSLVESAVTSVLLKLGAFNPVEINKIYGDIKYIQFFGVGVIMMAIFTSTMFGGGIALIRDRENGIHEGYLVTPVKRTSIIAGIISSGTVRAFIAGFTIFVIDILITGIVIRSMDEFFLAMLVILIACVGVTSLVVSFASRFSAQQEYASVVAFLNLILFMTSGAFYPVIGMPDWLRWITVINPEYYGVDALRGIILRGQGLDVIGFDLIALMIFSGAMIILGIVTYRRTLE
- a CDS encoding YkgJ family cysteine cluster protein; this encodes MAFECFQCGDCCSHLGLVHSIRETYGNYKFLIYNQYTGEETPVEIDPDKRELFEDKSIFEKLPNTCPFFRHQPGSELAYCTVHLTRPEICRDYGCWRLLIINHQGRRVGRVKYIRTLCSDDSHLTRLWESCIENHQEPDDAVWETEMIRILTRNGFTVRK
- a CDS encoding ATP-binding cassette domain-containing protein; this translates as MGFQQPYPSDLPPEKTRADGEDPVEPVYEPLQESMFPENDIIRIEHLTKIFQSKNKTVTAVSDVTFDVRRGEIFGLLGPNGAGKSTLIRILTTLLYPTSGSAYLNNFDITTQPEKVRSIIGVCPQNSTLDVELTAYDNLDFYGKLVDVPDAILDKRIWELLAMTELTDSAHVRVGTFSGGMRRKLEIVRAFIHHPLILFLDEPTIGLDPEARREVWKQISSLNSEKTTIILTTHYMDEAEKLCDRIAFVDKGRLIALDTLENLKLHLPAGDLIEIGVEQMNDHIIPAILSNPLINTAEIQGNRIVISARNGSKVLPALITIFEENGVPMNSISIRSPSLEDVFIYLTGSKLDNGNTGDQKPASGGRG